The sequence below is a genomic window from Acidobacteriota bacterium.
TTGCCGTCCGCAGGTGAAACCACGCCATTTCCTGGAGGTATGGGTCGCTCCGGATCGCGAAAGAAATTCAGCACGAACGCCGTCAGGAGCCACTCCGGGACTCCCCACATCCAGCCGCCCCAGTAAACCGCGAATCCGCTCAATCCCAGCAGTGCTATCGCGTAATAAATTCCGTCTCGAACCATGCTGAGCTGCCGCTTCCGCTTTCCGGGCCATCCGCGATTGCATTGCGCGCGGGGGCGAATCTATGCTTCATCCTACTCAGCTAGTCTATCACCCGAAATGCTGCCGTGCGTCAATGGACTGAAACGGGGGTCCAAGCAGAGCGCGACCCCAAGGGGCGGACCCGTTCAACGAGTACCAATGACCGTTGAACGGATTCGCCCCTTGCGGGTCGCGGCTCGGCGTAGGCGATCCCTTGCCTATGCGGTCTGCAAGCGCCGGTGGAGAATATCTTCCATGCGGTCCTTCAGGGAGAGCTTCAATTTCTTGATTCTGATTTCTTCGACTTGTTCGGCTTCCGTCAGATGGGGGCGGTCCATTAGTTCTTGCAACATGGATTTACATCTAGAATGTTCGTGGAATAGGCGGGCGTATTCTGCGTCCTGCGCTAACAACTGCTCTTTAACTTCTTGTTC
It includes:
- a CDS encoding DUF465 domain-containing protein, whose product is MQINEQEVKEQLLAQDAEYARLFHEHSRCKSMLQELMDRPHLTEAEQVEEIRIKKLKLSLKDRMEDILHRRLQTA